The sequence below is a genomic window from Ciona intestinalis chromosome 1, KH, whole genome shotgun sequence.
ccttgtgtttgttatatatttgtcaAATTTTTACTGACTTTGTATTTTGTACAGTTGTATTAATCTTCAATCATTTACTATATAGCCTACAAGTACAGCCTACTTTAATAAGCctaacaaaagtttttgtaacCTTATGAATCATGGCGCCGGTATTTTGATTTCCATACCGTACAATTGTTACTAAAGCTACATTCAGTAACCTGACCCTACTTTTGTGAAAATGAGATTCTGTTACATTCTGCCACCTACAGCTGCTCTTATTCTAAATATGTCATTTACATTCTCTCTTATTCTTCTGTCTGCTTTTCTTATGGTATAATTTGAATTTCATTCactatattttgaaatttatccCTTTTCTAAAGGAGatagttaattttatttagtttaggCTTAAAAATTTGGTAGTGAATAAAATTAGAGTAATTcctaaataatatatagtatgtaGTAGTACCTTGAATTTCATTCACGAATCGTTGAAATTAATCCTTTTTCTAAAAAGCACAAAGAGTTGTTTAAGTTTAAGCTTTAGTAATCAGAATAGTgggaaaaattatttatatattagttatataattcataaaacaaatactTTGAACTTTATTCACTAATCGTTGAAATTATTCCCTTTTTTTCCAAGGAAAACagaattttgtttaagtttaggCTTGAATAATTGGAATTTTGAtcaaaataatgaataaagTTCTGTAATAGAATCTTATATTGGTTCAGCATCACAGTGATTCTGCAGATATTGGACAGTAAGTATTTGctgtcttttttataaataattcagTAACACTTTTGTGCCAAgtcattttaaatgaaatatttatctcTTGTTGTGGTGAGTGCACTTAAACATTCAACTAATCATCAGAGTGAAGCACACCTGGGCCTGGTGCGATACAATTACTGTGGTTATGCTTGGAAAAGCAAGAAAACCGTAGTTTTACTTTGAAATGCGagaaaactgtatttttatttttgaaaaaaaaagtgcagtttttacttttaaaagagAAAAGTGCAGTTTTACTTTGAATTGCAGAAaaactgtagttttattttgaaaagcAAGAAAAGTGTAGCTTTActttaaaaagagaaaaaaactGTAACATACACCCAATCTTTAGAGTGAAACGCACCTGGTTAAANNNNNNNNNNNNNNNNNNNNNNNNNNNNNNNNNNNNNNNNNNNNNNNNNNATGTTGGAGGAAGATTTAGAAATTGCTGTAAAAGTTGTGGTGGTTGGAAATGGAGCAGTGGGGAAGTCAAGCATGATACAACGATACTGTAAAGGCATCTTCACTAAAGATTACAAGAAAACTATCGGGGTTGACTTCCTTGAAAAGCAGTTGAGGTAATGTCAGTATttgatttaaactttgttggtgaaagATATGGATTGATATGTCAATATGATAAGTAAAGTACATATGGACATACTTGGGCTAATAAGGTTTATTGATTAACTGAGAGTTATAAATGATCTTTATCTACTGCAtaattttaggtttaaagTTGCTGTAACTACCAACATTATAGAGTCATGTTTTAGACAACTATTGAactatttatacatttttatgccaattctgtttaaattctgttattaaactgtatagtGTATAATACTATGCTGATATTTTGACATCGACCAATATTAACCAATATACCATTATAATATTTGACGAATGACGACCAATGTATTACTACTGTTACCATCTAATGTCACAATCAATGCCATCCCGCCTTTCAAAAACATTTCACTTTTCCCTTATAACTGTGACTTTGAAGGTACATTATGTCTTGTAGCAATATCAGCAGAGTGTAGCACAGTAGCGTAATAATacctttaattttatattcaaaatatataattgctttattacataataaacACAACAGTAGAGTATCGACCTGTACGTTTCAAATACCAGGTTGTTCTATTTTGGGTGTGGCAAATgacaaaacacaatattatGCCATGAGATTTAGCCCTAATAATACACATGTACTGGTACACATAGGATAAATTACCACATTCAGTGCTATTATCATGGCActaaacctggggtggcagggtgggcaggccaacccttgAATTTTGTACACAgcattaattagtaaacattacaaccaataaaatgggtttgtttaaaattagtcTGTTGCTGTAGCGCAGTAagttagtgcgcctgcctctatcccaggggtaatgggttcaaggctcgccgttgccactattgtgggcatgtgtgttcttgagcaagacacttaacggcaattgcttcaacccagaggtcactaatgggttgtccaaactgtcCGCCATATAAATGTTAGATTAGTAAGATAACTATTCGGTTTTAGAGGCTTATGACTATGAACTATTGttcaaaaccttttttataaattaattaaattccTGTATTTGCTCCCAGGTTAAACGATGACGATGTCAGGTTAATGTTGTGGGATACAGCAGGCCAGGAGGAATTTGATGCACTTACAAAAGCTTATTACAGAGGTGAATATATAGATGTTATgttgtatgaataaatgaatgtaacttactttatccccgcttggccggaaaacgacagtcgttataacacagatgtttatacacctcgtgccagcttatgagttactttatgggtgattattttttccggatgtttccattttttatgtgtggctgataggttggacaacccattggtgaccactaggttggagaaCGCTATGTGTGGCTTTCCTACATAAACATTGTTATACCAGTGGTAAAATGAGTGACATGTTTCAACAAAGGGAAACATCCTATGTGTGGCCCTATAAGTTTGCTTTGCACCTTAGAGTTTAGGATTAACAGattttactctgctgttaggtcactaggtgtctatacaaacagagccaaagtctattgcattcaccacattaatacCTATGTATAACgaaaatgcaaattttacCAATGCCACTCCAGATTTTAcccaaaaaaatgaaaaaaatgttaaaaaatcatgGTAAACAACATAGTGTTATGCTATCTATTCTGGTAATGTTTTCCTGAACCGGTTTCCAAACCCAGTCTTTTATAAACTACTATTGtcatgtaatttgtttaaccTTTCATTATCATTTCTTTTGTattcatgtttatcctcgcacaatctatttttaatgttattgtaTTGCCGGATCAAAGGTTATAAACGTATAATTGTTACAGCGAGACCTTGAATGTACATTGGGTTTTCATAATAAAACTGACATATGATtcatatatgaatatataatataatatatatatatttatatatataaaagttgcATTGTTGCAGTAATCTTTttctacatttatatattaaacaactaTTTGTAAACAGTTTGatctttttaatgtaaaagaGACAATGCATAAATAGCAGCGAAGTTGTTTGTAGTCAAATTTTTccattatatatttcaaatttttcaCTCTATAACTTAAATACAcgtaaaaaaatgcaaaaaagtaAAGTTCGCGCCctgaaatgtttaattatgGTTTTGCATGCGccaatgttgtttgtttatttgttgctTAGCAACATAATGGACTGTTGGACCGCAACATAATAATCTTAActggtttttaaataatgtaggcagaaaaccttttttttaaacattgcaaaaaaaacattgtgcgtttaaaataatacaggTTGAAAAAAAgcctttttaaataaatgtataaaaaatatgcaaaaaatggaaaaagcattttaaaaaatgcaggCCAAATAAACTAGACTGCGGGACAAAAtcctaactttttttaaataatgctagaaaaaaaattttgtttttaataatgcaacaaaaaaaacatttttttaaataatgaaaaaaatttacataatgcaacaaaaaatttaaataatgcaGGGGCTCAAGCATGCGTGTTGGCGTTTTCCACGACCGACCGAAACTCATTTGAAGCTGTTGAAAACTGGAAGAGCAAAGTTGAGGAAGAAGTTGGGCCAAACATCCCAATCGCTCTTgtgcaaaacaaaattgaCTTGCTTGATGATGCAGTTGTAGAGCAGTACGTGTGTTTTCTATTCTAATCTATTCGTTGTGGTGTGATCGTCGAAGATGCGAGTGAAGTCCCACATCATGGCACAGCATGTGTTtttggatttaggccaaagttggtcTATTATCCCCAACACCCTGGATGCTACACTTACGCctaacaatttataaaaaacaaatttataaaaccacttTAAGGAACTACAAAAattgaattgttttatttctaaaaaatacattttatactaAAATTTGTATCCCATAATCCCCATCGAAATATTTTCAGTCAGAATACTATAAACTTGTGCTTACTACATAACTTTATTGCTTGTTAAAATAACCTAGGCCAAacttggtccattaccccaacaccctggGTGCTACACTTATGTCTGACaatgcataaaaacaaattttactaaaGTTTGTATCCCGTAATTCCCATCGGGACCATTTCAGTCTGAATACTATAAAGTTGTGCTTACTACATAGCATTATTCCTTGTTAAAATAACCTTGTTTCACAAGAGATTGGTGAATGTAGTATGACTCATACCCAAACACTACTAGAGTGTTTTAAGTGCttagtttatttacatttattcatgctAAGTGTTTATTCCAGGCACGAAGCTGAGGGATTGGCGAAAAGACTGAAGTTGAGATTTTACAGAACTTCTGTTAAAGAAGACTTGAACGTAGATGAAGGTATTtggttaaattttgttattttgttactgCTGTTAGAGGtactattaccccaacattgtatatgcacattctattttatatgggtgaggtcctacagtgaggcaggccatggaacctgggatttaggccagagttggcctattaccccaacattgtatatgcacattctattctatatgggtgaggtcctgcagtgaggcacaccatgggacctgagatttagaccagaattgacccattaccccaacattgtatatgcacattttattctatatgggtgaggtcctacagtgaggcacaccatgggacctgggatttaggccagagttggcccattaccccaacattgtatatgcacattctattctatatgggtgtggTCCTACAGTTAGGCCATTACGCTACCCTTAAACCTAGGATGAAAGAtttgtgtgttatttttttacccattATTTCTGTTGTTATGTTTACTATCTTTCTTGCCTGGTTTTTATAATCTTTCCAACCAGTCTAAATTATCAAGAATATTGTCATACTGATACAATTAGCTGACAGTAGGTCGGTAAATTAATTATATGTTACAAAAGTAAATTCGCTGAAAAGTTGAAAACTAGTAATTTAGTAACGACCGCATCAAAATTATTACCTAACTCAAGTTTTCTGATATTTCTATTCTTATcggatttaaattttatatatttttctgaatcctaaaatatttccaaagtAATTTTGcaataacaaaaacttttttaacatgCGGTCTACAGTTGGGCAATGTTGTAAACTAAGAGTTTTCTGTAAAGagattaaataatattttagttgcTCATCTGGCATAAAAACGTTGGGTGTTTCCAaccctgatgaagtctcgtCGGATGGCAGACAAAATGTCAGAAagacatttgtttttataccagatgagccgttaaaataataataataacttttattggtctcttcgattacggtagcgaagatttagaaatattttaaaccaaaagacaggatatagcgacaaagcaacagttgttaaaacacacttacggttaaaaacatatttacatttatttggaagaaaataagcgtggtcgctacacctagcggacatacgagccatttattttaattgagtTAAAATTCTAATAggaacaaaagtgtgcgtaaagatatattatttacattatgcctggtagcagaagtaacaaaaatataaaaagattttaacaatgtaaccCAAAACTTATAGTGTTCAAGTATCTTGCAACGAAACACATCCAAAAGATGAGACAAGAAGGTGAGAAAGAATCGGAACCAACTACAGTTCAACCTATAAGACAAATTGGTGGGTTGTTAATTAACATTTGTAactattaaagtaaaaaataacacctgttgtttcatacaccttgtactagcttacgagttaccatgcatgtaacttatttattctcgcatgatGGGGTAagggcagtcgttataacacaggtgttctgtttcatacaccttgtgccagcttacaagttaccacgtatgtaactttgtttttttttccgtATGGTTGGcaatttagataacccattagtgaatagtgaccactaggttggagcaattgcagttaagtgttcaagaacacatacgcccacaatggtggcagcgatgagccttgaacccgtaacctatGTATTAGTTGTTAACGGCAGCAGTGCTAAAGCCCATGCTACACCGCCAGACTCGCTATAAACTTGTTTCTCGTTGCAAATTTCAAGATATTTCCCTGCCTATGACCATAAACATATTTCTTACATGATGTTATCTCTAGGTTTGTTCACTAGTACAGGCAGTGCTTCAAAATCGAATAATAACAACGGGGACTCAGGAAACATTGGGGGTGAGACCATCACCCTTCAACCCAGCAAATCTAGGGTGCCgtcaaaatcaaaaaatattttttcaagaTGCAAAGTGTTCTGAATAATGTTGTACTTTGGCTTTGAATGAGTTGTGTTTTAATCTAAATAAGCATACGGagcttgttttaacttaattttttttgtgacaTTTTGGACCAGTGGGACACAGGCcagatttttttgaaaaaatttggccagattctgtatttttttttgactAAGGATGCATATTACAGAGTATTTAACTATTCTAAAATTCTGAattgtgcatccctagtttTAACCTAAATAAGTACACCAGGCTTGTGTATgataagttaaattttgttgCGGCTTTTTGGGCCAGCAGTGGAAAAAATTGCTCATATTTACACGACAGATTTTGTCTTTAATTTGACCTTAGGCAATGCTTGTAATAATACACTAATGGCTGAAGGAAATACTTTTCTATA
It includes:
- the LOC100182595 gene encoding ras-related protein Rab-23, which translates into the protein MLEEDLEIAVKVVVVGNGAVGKSSMIQRYCKGIFTKDYKKTIGVDFLEKQLRLNDDDVRLMLWDTAGQEEFDALTKAYYRGAQACVLAFSTTDRNSFEAVENWKSKVEEEVGPNIPIALVQNKIDLLDDAVVEQHEAEGLAKRLKLRFYRTSVKEDLNVDEVFKYLATKHIQKMRQEGEKESEPTTVQPIRQIGLFTSTGSASKSNNNNGDSGNIGGETITLQPSKSRVPSKSKNIFSRCKVF